ATCGGGTTGGCTGCTGGTCGCCCTTTCCGTGAACTAGCTAGTGATCGTGCACGGCCGCAGAGGCCTATGGGTACTGCTCACCGTGAAGCAGGCAAGCGACTCCAGCTGCCATGATACAAATTCTTTTGTTGCCAAGGGTACACGAGAATTTTATAAACACTCTCCACATTGGCTCTCCAAAAATGTTCATGCAACAGATGGGCGTTCCAAGCATCGTACGTGTCTAAGAATGCCGAGAGACACGAGCCGCCTCACTTCCAAAAAATGCCTAGGGTTTCTCTACTTCCCGCCGATCCAGACGCCGGTCTGTCTCGTCTTCGGTGGCCTTAGGGACATGAGGGTGCAGTTCATCCCGACCCTTGTCAACTAGAGGGCTCTGTTTTTAGATATTTCTTCGAGtattgttagggtttgtgtccttcTCAGGAACACGAGAGGGCGGTGTCTCCTTGAAGACGGAATAAGATTCTTCCTGCAGAGCCTAAGTCCCGGTGATGCTTCTAGCATCATTGGTgagcgtgtggaggtgtgtctccagCGGATCTATCTTTTAATGTTTTTCTCAGTTCTGTCCGTGGTTCGTCTATGTTCATGTGCCTCTAGGTTGGATCCGTCCGTTCTATGATATTCTTCATAGGCGGCGGTTGCTATTCTGGTGCGCTGATCCTTGGGGCCTTGGCAGAATGACTTCCTGACTGTCTATTATAACAAATTTTCCTTGGCTCCCGCAGAAGGACGATGACGGCAGCACCCGTCAGCTCGtctcagtgcttgtagtcgtcttTAGGTGGTCAAGGAATCTGGAtgtaattattattattttttatgttcgttgtactgccataATTGAATATGAATAGATCAAAAGTTTTTTTAAATACCGAGACATGTAAGGACACTGTTCCCCTCGGTATCATTGGTCGAAACGTGGGGCTccattgtagcgaccagacctcaaatagtctgtgctgctgtgcaccagtgtcatccctggatcagtaatgctgacacgcacagtacaaatggaggatttataacagagtagcaatcacacacttattacatcgaatatctccaaagagaataagtatgataaatatggcttaaggccatctaaatacgataacagcggaagacttggaagataagtgagtccatcaactccaacggcatcactgagtataagaccacgacctaaggcaccttactcgtcatctgaaaagtctgcaacatgaaacgttgcagcccgaaaacgggtcagcacatggaatatgctggcaaaataacacatagagaataatgaacataataatgctatactacatgcatatatggctggtgggaAGCTCTATgtttacagtttttgcgaaaagccaatttttccctactgcaaaggaataaattttatttaactatcatggtggttgttaaacattgagatggttgacagcatctcaatcccaattaaaagtcatcattaacccaacaaagttaattaaagtaacatggtgatgagattcacatgataatccaggtactagatactcaagttgtccataaccggggacacggctaaccatgattagtttgtacactctgcagaggtttgcgcacttttccccacaagactcgattgcctccgcttgattctcgcactacatgatgtttgagaaacggatgaccgagacacagtctttcagaaacaatcactctttactccggatggacagttacacctactttcccctgcatctgctagcccacctcttcaagagatcatgtaacctacttaactatgctagagcccataatagcttgtggctgcacacgaaagtttccagcatgaataatcttatgatccctttgagcctgggtggcggtccttatacaaacagacaacactgggttctccaggtgcctcaatccacccagatgtgagttttagttgccaccttaagtaaaccattattaacaatctcacatctgtcatgaatatcactcaaacccaatccacgtctacgagcatagcatggcaatatatatagcaacgtagaagtaactcccaagggtttgataaacaaaacaggtaataggtactacctcaactatttcccaatacccacaatttaattagatcctaaccgtgcaatgtttgaggattgatctaatgcaatacaaactgggtatggaaaggtatgatcaaagtgttacttgccttgctgatgatccgcgaaacctagcgattcgaagtaacaagcggcacactccgggtactctatcgcaaacaaataagcaaacaataagtactcatctaatgcacaggtaaaactcgaatgaaagatccaaccagaaagttcaacttaagaactccggtttgcaaaaagaatcaactcgaacgaagcaacgaaagtcaaacggcgaaagaaacaagcttcgtttacttatctggatctaggtcaaattttacaatagcaaaaacttgtttgagtaggttaaacggaaagagaatttcgagacgaaactctaggcgcttgaatcgcctgattccgataaatgagcgaaaagttagacgaaaacgaagatccgatcagaaatcgagatctgaaataatcgcagaaaaatccgacaaaaaagaaaactgacgaacggttaactaacgcacgttcgttaacagagaaaatatgacgaacgcgttcgttaaaacgaacgggtcggtgaacgttcactaaataataaatcgaagaaaataaaccgatctagggttttaaaaaaacgaacggttttttttagaaaaccggcaaacgacggcgagtcggtacctcgtcggaacggagctccggcggggtcggctggctccggcggggctcggcgaggggcggcgagggcggctccggcggcggggttcggcgagcggggcggcggctcctcgagctccggcggcggcggcgggtgcgggtcgaggcggggctcggggtggcgagggaggggcggcggcggggtatataaggagggggtggggcctgcttggaggagggggcaaggcggcggggctccggcggagtccgagccggacacgggcgcggcggcgctggcgtGCTCGCGGAGGAGACGGCGCGGCtaggcctcggcccagtcgggcgcggcgCGTTTTTTTTTAACATTTCGCCgaaaaaaatcacagaaaaaaaataaaaataaaaaatccaaagaagataaaacaaattttccccgtctagttaaaataattagaacagggtgaacattttctttggcacaaaaatgcagttttgaaaacgtgcaatatttttttaatgcaattaaaattgcaaataaaatccggataaaatccaatatatgattttaatatttttcctccaatatttcaattgttttgaagaagtcatattttctcctctcattgaTTTTAactgaaatatttttccggagagaaaataattaaaacctaaatcctcgttttattatttgatgaaaatcaaatatgaaaaatcgagaaaatccccaactctctccgagggtccttgagttgcttaggatttatcgaggatttgtcaaaatgtaataaaatatgctatgcaatgaatgatctatgtataacattccaaattgaaaatttgggatgttacatccaTGGAATCTGTGGGTCACGCCAAGTGCTGTTGGAAGTGTTGTTGCCTAGCCTCCGTATAATTCCATGCTCTAACTTTGCCAAGGGAAACCCTTGTACACGACGCGCCGGCCGAACCGTTGCCCCGGTCACGCGCGGGCCACTCGATCTAGCTTTTTTTTTCTCGGACGCGAAACGCTCACCCCCTCCTTGCGcgcatccatccatccatccctACCTCTCGTTCCTTGTGCTGGAACCATGGTGGTCGGGCGCGCCCGACGGAGGTGACGCGGGTGATCGCTGCAATCTGCATCTCGCCGGCGAGCCCTCCGTCCACCCCTGCATCAAGCTTTTACCGCTGTAGCTACATCTCGCCGGCGAGgtcgtcccccccccccccccccgcgcgcggcAATATACCCACGTGCACGGCCGCCTTTTTATCCGTGATTTACCGGTGCACCTTCTCCAACTCCGGCGGCGAGCTACATACCTTGCAAGGCGAAGGGTACACCCGTGAAACGCAGGGATGCTGGAACCAGCATCTGGTTTGCTACAGCCGGTAAATCTAGAGCTGGAACCAGTATGTGGTTTTGTTGCATCGTCCAAAGTGTTTTCTGCGGCAACGACGGCGGACTTCGTCATTTGTTGCAACCTACATGGCAAAAGCTTCTACTGGCGAGCTTTTTTGTTACCACGGTGACTGGCGGAACTAGTGACCAGGAACCTGGAACCTGCCTTTTGTTTTTCTACAACCTGTTAAGCCAGAGCTGGAACCAACTAATGCTTTTGCTGCATCGTCGGAGTGTTTTTTTGTGGCAACGGCGACGGAGCACATGATTTGTTGGAACCGTCAAATCCAGAGCTGGAACCAGCATATGGTTTCGCTGCAATTGGCTGGGGCGGTTTTTCTCCATCGGCCACGGTGAAGTCATGTTTTTCGTTGCAACCGAGAACCACAGAAGCTTCCACGCAGCGAAGTTTTTTGCTACAACCAGCAAAACTAGAGCTGGAACTAGGCATGTGATTTTGCTGCATCATTTGATTTTGGTTTCTGAGGCGACGAAGACGGACGTCCTTATTTGTTGCATCTGACAAGAAGAAAGCTTCTACCGCTGAGTTTTTTGCTACCAAGGTGAAACGGTGCCCGGCAACAGTGACCACGACGAGTTTCGACGAATAGGATCAGGGCGCCAAGCTGCAACAACGAGATGCAGGGGGCTGTTTGGACGATGGCGCCATAGATGTTCGGGGAGGCGACCTCCCGCGCTGGAACAGGATGCGAGTGCATGGCATGGCGAGGTCTCGCAGAAGACGTGAAGGCGTCGGTCTACTACAAGCCGTGAGCTCCCGCCGGAGTCGCGTGGCGAGCGTCGGTGGGGATAAAGCAAAGAGGAGAGGGTGGGAACGGCTGTTGTGGGGTGCGTGGGAGAGGGCGACTGCCATACAACAACCTACGTGCGGAGAAGAAGCgggggaaggaagaagacgacCTGGATGGATAAGGATCTAATGGCTTAGGATGGGCCGATCGGACAGTTAGCGTGCGTCCGGCCGAACGTGCGCCGGTGCCTATCGTTGCCCTTTTGCCAATGTTCATTTTTCTTTGAGAATGAGCCCATGTTCAATTTTGCGCCAAGGGAAAGAAGGTACTGTCGGAGGGCAATTTTGTTGACCTCTAATAAAAAAAGATTTAAAGAAAAAGGGGGCCGAAGAATATGCTCCGGCATGGAACTAAACTTGGAACGACTAGATTTTCCCCCATACCATGCCCAGCAACAATGCCATTATTATTTTATCCTCAAAAGAGAAAATGCCATTATTATTGCTGGGAAAGGAGGGATCAAAATCTTGGTAACAACACTTTTAGCAAGGTGGGGCTAGAAACAAGAGGAACCACCTATTTCTAAGAACACAAGCATTTCAAAACAGCCGCAACACTCTATCAACATTTAAAAAAATAGCCAAATGCGCAATCGTACAAGCGCATATATGCTGTTTCACAATTGGAATTTCCAATAGTTTTTATTTGGCCCTCCCATTTGAGCATTGGTTACATGAATTGCAGAACCAACAGGGTCATTTCAGCAACACACACAAAGAACAGGCCGTAAATTTTTCACCACATGAACACATCATCATGTCTATACCGTTTTCCCAAATTAGAAAAGTAACCAGCTACACATGCAAAACCTGCACACTCAACTGGAGCAGCACCCCCCAAATTGGCTTTCCCGGCTCCAGCCTCCTGCCAGCAGCCCTCACTCGGCTCAGCTCGGATGTTCCCACACCGCTGAGCAAGCAAGCAAGCAGTCTCTCTCCTCTCTAAAAAAAAAGGCTCTCTCTTTTCTGCCCTGCGCCTACACGCATACGCACATTGACAGGGAGCGGCAGCAGCAAGGAGTGAAACAAACTCTCTCTCCTCACTAAATCCCAAATCCTGCTCTTATCATCCTGTTTTCCTGCCTCCCTTCTGCTGCCTCCTGCTCTCCAAAGCTCCCACACCACACCCAAGAGGAGAGAGGAAGCCAGCAGCAAAAGCTTttgcctccctcccccccccgccgccgtccCCCCTGCTAAAATGTGATGTCCAATCCATCAGATTGCTTCTAGTTCAGTCCCCCACTCCTCTCCTGGGTCAGTCCCTTGCCCACCGCTGTTCCCCCTCCCTCCCTCATGCACCCTCCGCCTTGATTCTTCTCATGGTTTTTCCTGCTGCTTTTTCCTCCTAGTTATGGGATCCGGCGAGCTGGATGGACGCGCATtggagcagcagcagtagcgGGGGCGAAGCTGCAGACGGGGGATCTGGATCCGAGGCACCACCACCGGGGTCCTCACGGAGGCGACGGCgcaggaggaagaggaggtggaggtggaggtggcggcggcgggcagCAGGAGGCTGCGGAtgaggagcagcagcagcagcagcaacagcaccACCACTACCGGCTGCTGCAGCTGCACCAACAAGTGCAGCAGGACCAAGAACCTCCGCCCGCCCCCGTCTTCCAGCTCTCGCACCTCCAGGCCACGTCCGTGAGGCAACCGGGCTCGTCCGCCGAGTATGCCCTTCTCGCGCCCATGGGCGATGCCGGCCAGTCCCATCATCACCACGGGCTCCAGACGCAGCTCCTGTCTTTCGGAGGCGCCGGGAGCCACCACCATCACATGCATCAATTCACGGCGCAGGCGCAGGCGCCCGCGGCATCCCAGACGCGGGCgcgaggaggacgaggcggcgaGATGGTGCCGGCGACGCCTGCGCGGGTGaggggcggcggaggcggggaGATCGTGGCAGTGCAGGGAGGGCACATTGTGCGCTCCACGGGGCGGAAAGACCGGCACAGCAAGGTCTGCACGGCGCGCGGGCCTCGCGACCGGCGCGTCCGGCTGTCGGCACACACGGCCATCCAGTTCTACGACGTGCAAGACCGGCTGGGCTACGACCGCCCCAGCAAGGCCGTCGATTGGCTCATCAAGAACGCCAAGGACGCCATCGACAACCTCGACACCCTTCCGGCTTGGCAGCCCACGGCCGTCGCCCCTGCCTCCAGCaatgccgccgcgccgccgtcctcctcgACCCAGCCTGACTCCGCCGACAACTCAGACGACCAGGCGCAGGCCATCACCATCGCGCACTCGTCCTTCGACTTCGCCGGCTCTGGTGGCGCTGGAGGAGCCACGGGCGGCATCAGCTTCCTCCCGCCGTCGCTCGACTCGGACTCCATCGCGGACACGATCAAGTCGTTCTTCCCCATGGGCGGGACCGCAGGCGGGGAGCCGTCGTCGTCCACTGTGGCTGCGCATTCGTCGGCCATGGGTTTTCAAGGCTACACACCGGACCTCCTGTCGCGAACCGGCAGCCAGAGCCAAGAACTCCGGCTGTCGCTGCAGCCTTTACCAGACCCCATgtttcaccaccaccaccaccagcaggaGCAGCACCGGCCGGATGGCCACGACGGCAACGGCACCGCCCAGCAGACACTATTCCCCGGCGCGGCCAGTTACTCatttggcggcggcggcgccatgTGGGCCGAGCAGGCGGCGAGCCAGCGCATGATGCCGTGGAACGTGCCCGACCCAGGCGGCGGGAGCACTGGCGGCTACTTGTTCAACGTGTCGCAGCAGGCGGCGCATATGCAAGCGGCGCTGAGTGGCCAGAGCCAGTTCTTCTTCCAGAGGGGTCCCCTTCAGTCCAGTAACCAGCCCTCCGACCGAGGATGGCCGGAGACCGTCGAAGCTGACGACAACAACCcgatgcagcagcagcagcagcaccaagGGGGCTTGAACCCTTCCGTGTCGGCAATCGGGTTCGGTCCCGGCGTCAGCTTCTCCGGATTCCGCGTCCCCGCGAGGATGCAGGGCAACGAGGAGCACAACGGCGGCAATGGCGACAAGCCGCCGTCCGTCTCCTCGGCTTCCCACCACTGACAGCAGCAGTGGATGACAGATGACTTCACCACCAACCTCCACAGTGTACCAGCAACGACATCGGCCATCAGCTCCTCCACTTGCATCACTGTGAGAATTCTTACTTATGTCCTAACTGACTTGTACTGTTGTACTATAATTCTGCCTGTTCTCCATTACTGCATTGCCGTCGACCCTTCCTTGAACGCGCGATTCCTGATTGGTTCTTCATCCTCTTGCAGGGTGCTAATTTGATTCCGCTTCATCATTTATAGGAGCTGGTGATTGCATTGCAACTAGGAGGAGCGAAATTCGGAGCTGGTTCTACGTCTGGTTGGTTGGTTGGTTGGTTTTCCATCTCTTCTGCTACGTGTGTCATTGTCTTTTGCTTCAAGATCACTCGGAGCTTCTTAGAATTAGGCTTGTGAGAGTGCAGCGACACAGCAAGCTGGTGAGCCAGCCTCTTTGTGGCATTGCATTAGGTGTAGTTGATGTTGTAGTTTGCTGTAGGTCAAGCTCGATTGCTTTCTTTCTTTCACTTGTTGCTGTATGCTACTACTAGATGTTATTCTCAAACTTATAAATGGATGTTGGATGGGGAGAGGAGTCTATCACTCCATCTTTATCTTTCCATCCTTTTTGGTCACAACATCATCTTTCCATTGTTCGCTCTTCCTTTCTTTACTGTCACTACTATAAGCAGATGTTGATTGGTGCCTGTCGTGGAGTATCTTCCCTTAACATCTTTTGTTTATTCATATTACATTATGCCGTGCAACCAAATCCAAGCTTCTTATTTTTATCCATTCTCTCTTTTTAAAAGACTTGTTGGAGCTGAGAAAGAACTTGCTCAAAACAACCAAAAGGGATTTATTTAATGCAAACTTTTAAGCTTCAAAAATACTCCTATACAACCGCAAGCTCGCATGGCATGGATGGGATGGCCTCACTCTATAGTTCACTACAGTACATCCATTCTCTCCTAGCCCTATCCATGTGATCTGTTGGGTCTCTTTCGTCCCTGCCGCTGCAGCAGCAAGCCAGGGCAGGAGGAGGCAGCATGcatggcagcagcagcagatgcAGCTTTCCTAGCCGTCTGTATCTACCTATCACTGCGCAAGGCAAAGATTGTCACAAGGAAAaggctgtgtgtgtgtgtgtgtcattAGTACTACTCTGCCATCTGCCTGTCTTACATGCGCCATCAGCGAGTCAGTGGCACGGTACAAGCTCTTTTAACCATTTTACCTTGTGCCAGGCCTTGGCTTTGCACTCACTGATGCAGCACTTTGTGACAGATGCCAGAAAGAGGGAGGACCATGATTGCCCTTCCCTCTTCGCCTCTCTGATTGGCTTCCACATGGAATCTCTTGTCTGTGCTGTACTGTAACTTTAAGCTGCTATGGTAATTACTTCTGGCTTGTGGGAGATGAGTGCggggctgtttggttctaggTGCCACACTTTGCCAGACATTCTTGCCAAGgttgcctaaggttagttcttcaaaatgagagccacaagttagcaagcctaagggaatcttgccacactttttgtgtgtatGGCATTTGGGGCCAAGTGTGGCTTGAatcaaacactcacctaagttggtcaaacatgtctaaccttaggtgtggcaatcTTTGACAAAGTTAGTCACAAACCAAACAACCGCTGCATGTTCTCTCATCAAGCAGCCACCTTCTCGCTTCCCTTCTTCCCCCCTGCTATGGAGTCCCCCCATGGACTAGTGCTTTGCTGGGGAGATGGAATAAGCGGTGGCACTACACTATTGTGCATACATCCCTACAGCACTACTCCTACTGCAAGTGGTTAACGGTAGCTTTGCAGGCTTTAGCATAGCAAGGCAAGAGCACGTACTTGTGGTGGCTGTGAGCCTGCAGAATTTTGAGGTGGCAACAAGTACAACTTTGTTAGTGCTAACACGTCGGTGTTGGAAGTCACGAGTTGTTGTTTGTAAGTTGTAGAGGGGTTGAAATGTAAGAAAGGCATGTGTATATCTAGACTAAAGAAACCAAGGAGAGTGAGCTTTTCAGAAAAATCTTCTTCTCTCCTATCGGTGACTTTGCTTCCCACCTGAGCTCCACCCCAAAATTGACTACATAGTATTAGAGTTCGACATATCTGGCTCGCCGCTCACATGGACAGGGTAGGGCGTCGAGAGGCGAAGGTAGAGGGATTGAGACCTAGTTACGGCGGTGGCGAGTCGAATCGGGGATGACTAAAGAAGGTTGTGAGGCTCCCTATGTTGAATATTGGAGCAATTTCCATTTAATTTAATCCAAAAACACAAAAGTTAGATCATGACCAACAAAATTAACATGGTGATCAAACGAACAATAGTACTACCAATCCAGAAGCAATCCCTAACAAAAGGGACAAGGGCACATGCGGCCTGGTGGATGAAGAGGCATTCACAGTCATGGTACCATCACCAGCGAGAAACATGTTGGTAAAGAGGTCGTCGGCgttggggaagaagtcgtcgtgcGCAGCCACGGCAGGGAAGAATCCAGTTGTTGCACTAGAGCGCTCCCTAAAAACCTGATTGTCCCTCTTTTGTACATGATCACAAAAGGTGGGGTTCCGAAGGCATGCTATCTCACCTGTGGTGCATGCTGAGAAGAGAGGTGGGAAAGATTTAGGCAGCCCAGAGCTTTGCAACGATCTGGCAGACACATAGGAGGCGAAGTGACTCACACACACTCGTCCGGGAAGTGGCGCAACTGAGAAATCACTTCgccaggatgctgctaacgcgacacatGAATCAGAGACCCGTCGATCAAACTGTGTGAGATGCATGAATCGCAAACGATATAAAAAAACCCCGTCACCAAtaggatgaactgtgtgcgatGGTGGATCCATCAAGCACGATTCAGATTAGAGTTGCTTGTGCGAATCTTGGCATAAAGTTGATCCATACGAATcatttgcgatgagccaaaaaaAACACAAACGGTCAGCtatatcaaggtgtgtgcgatagacggcatacagttcactcgcatgaactgtttgcgatgattCAGAAGAACACAAATGATTCGGCGTGACAAGATGTGTGCGGTACCCGGCAAACAGatcggtaatcagaattgtgtgcgataATTATAGACAACGCATACGATATTTTGTTGTGAGTTGTGTGCTCGATAGGGCACACAATTTAAGAAACCAACTGTGGGCGATAATGTAAAAGATCTCTATCGAATACATATTGctaaccgtctgcgatgagattAACAGGGAAAACAGAGATAACGAATTAATATGAGCGAACGGCAACACAGATATGCAGTCtacttaatttagtccttcttgttgttgttggatggccccaCGACATCGTCTTGGTGAGGACGCTTCTAACCGTTGACCGTTGGCTTCTCATCATGACCACCGTCGTCATCCTCGTTGatgtcctcgtcgtcgtcctccttgttcgaccattcctcctcctcaTTATCATCGTCGTCGTCTTCTTCGTCCTCCATTTGACTCCTCGTCCGTCTGGTCGTTGTCCGACGACTCGGGCGGTGGCGACCCTTCCATGATCTGGATAAAATCGAGGTCGGGCCTCGACACCAGATTCATGGAAGACAAGGGGGGTGATTCCGAGGTTGACCTATGATCGGGGGCCAGACTCCTGGCGGAACTTTCGTCCTCGTTGTCGATCGGCATGGCTGCGGTACGTATACAAACCACGAGAAAGCGAGATTGTAGAGTGTGTGAAAGTGTGTAGCGCGACCAGttgggacgatgaagatggtggagaCTAAAGTGGGGT
The Aegilops tauschii subsp. strangulata cultivar AL8/78 chromosome 3, Aet v6.0, whole genome shotgun sequence genome window above contains:
- the LOC109761077 gene encoding transcription factor PCF5 — translated: MGDAGQSHHHHGLQTQLLSFGGAGSHHHHMHQFTAQAQAPAASQTRARGGRGGEMVPATPARVRGGGGGEIVAVQGGHIVRSTGRKDRHSKVCTARGPRDRRVRLSAHTAIQFYDVQDRLGYDRPSKAVDWLIKNAKDAIDNLDTLPAWQPTAVAPASSNAAAPPSSSTQPDSADNSDDQAQAITIAHSSFDFAGSGGAGGATGGISFLPPSLDSDSIADTIKSFFPMGGTAGGEPSSSTVAAHSSAMGFQGYTPDLLSRTGSQSQELRLSLQPLPDPMFHHHHHQQEQHRPDGHDGNGTAQQTLFPGAASYSFGGGGAMWAEQAASQRMMPWNVPDPGGGSTGGYLFNVSQQAAHMQAALSGQSQFFFQRGPLQSSNQPSDRGWPETVEADDNNPMQQQQQHQGGLNPSVSAIGFGPGVSFSGFRVPARMQGNEEHNGGNGDKPPSVSSASHH